Proteins encoded together in one Thermophilibacter immobilis window:
- a CDS encoding DUF4153 domain-containing protein gives MSHSISNGGRPAPPWYDPADFSAQKRAGGATEKTPAPLPTRSATAPTRQDVAVLACSVLLALFWCAAVSPFALSALFGLAGGAALCAGVLGFLGCALALAARRARWTRWSRALVALTLGLACVPALTADEWVRALNAPVLALSCMLTYLLLSGHPEGEVLGASGPVRGVAAFVRAQFAHWGDLAKVVSARGRGGWRAIGSVVVGALCALVVLAWALPLLASADAAFGALVGDALDVLLGADATGRVMDVCRFAIVLPMCFSLLFGVLHAQPRPAEAGATWRGPRASVASVGTMLVLLDAVYLAFVVVQSSYLFGGPGALGLVGGYAAYARSGFFELVGVAALNLAVVLICIWLRADATRSRVICTLELALVGSTAVMLVSAAWRMGLYVGEYGLTRLRLLTIWGMVAIAFLLALAVAKALRPRTRLFRAALVGVLGLWLAFALVGPDALIAQVNVYGYLSGSIERVDVDYLGGLSADAVGPIARLACEARDPNVAAGAAQARMNVASAARLQPWQTRGL, from the coding sequence GCGGGCGGAGCGACGGAGAAGACCCCCGCTCCGCTGCCAACGCGAAGCGCGACCGCACCTACGAGGCAGGACGTCGCGGTCCTGGCCTGCTCCGTCCTCCTGGCCCTGTTCTGGTGCGCGGCCGTCTCGCCGTTTGCCCTCTCGGCGCTGTTCGGCCTTGCGGGCGGGGCCGCCCTCTGCGCAGGCGTCCTGGGGTTTCTGGGGTGCGCCCTCGCGCTCGCGGCGCGGCGGGCGCGCTGGACGCGCTGGTCTCGCGCACTCGTCGCCCTGACGCTCGGGCTCGCCTGCGTGCCGGCGCTTACGGCGGACGAGTGGGTGCGCGCGCTCAACGCCCCCGTGCTCGCGCTCTCCTGCATGCTCACCTACCTGCTGCTGAGCGGACATCCCGAGGGTGAGGTGCTCGGCGCGTCCGGCCCCGTGCGTGGGGTCGCCGCGTTCGTGCGCGCGCAGTTCGCGCATTGGGGAGACCTTGCAAAAGTCGTGTCCGCGCGGGGAAGGGGAGGCTGGCGCGCGATCGGCAGCGTCGTCGTGGGGGCCCTGTGCGCCCTGGTCGTGCTCGCCTGGGCGCTGCCTCTTCTGGCCTCGGCTGACGCCGCCTTCGGGGCCCTCGTCGGTGACGCGCTCGACGTCCTTCTGGGTGCCGACGCGACGGGGCGCGTCATGGACGTCTGCCGCTTCGCCATCGTCCTGCCGATGTGCTTCTCGCTGCTCTTCGGGGTCCTGCACGCGCAACCGCGTCCGGCGGAGGCTGGCGCGACGTGGCGGGGACCTCGGGCGTCCGTGGCGTCCGTGGGAACGATGCTAGTCCTTCTCGATGCGGTCTACCTGGCTTTTGTTGTCGTGCAGTCCTCGTATCTCTTCGGGGGCCCGGGAGCGCTCGGGCTCGTCGGAGGCTACGCGGCGTACGCCCGCTCGGGCTTCTTCGAGCTCGTGGGCGTGGCCGCGCTAAACCTCGCCGTGGTGCTCATCTGCATCTGGTTGCGCGCGGATGCGACGCGCTCACGGGTGATCTGCACCCTCGAGCTCGCGCTCGTGGGGTCGACGGCGGTCATGCTCGTCTCGGCCGCGTGGCGCATGGGCCTCTACGTGGGGGAGTACGGTCTCACCCGTCTGCGCCTGCTCACGATCTGGGGCATGGTGGCCATCGCGTTTCTGCTCGCGCTCGCGGTCGCCAAGGCGCTCCGGCCGCGGACGCGCCTGTTCCGCGCGGCGCTCGTGGGGGTGCTCGGCCTCTGGCTCGCCTTTGCGCTCGTGGGTCCCGACGCCCTGATCGCTCAGGTCAACGTATACGGCTACCTCTCGGGTTCCATCGAGCGGGTGGACGTGGACTACCTGGGGGGTCTGTCCGCAGACGCCGTGGGTCCGATCGCGCGCCTCGCTTGCGAGGCGCGCGATCCGAACGTGGCCGCCGGGGCGGCGCAGGCGCGCATGAACGTTGCGTCCGCGGCGCGACTCCAGCCCTGGCAGACTCGGGGTCTCTAG
- the uvrA gene encoding excinuclease ABC subunit UvrA, translating into MAQNAIAIRGAREHNLQDIDVDIPRDKLVVITGLSGSGKSSLAFDTIYAEGQRRYVESLSSYARQFLGQMDKPDLDSIDGLSPAVSIDQKTTSRNPRSTVGTVTEIYDYLRLLYARVGVPHCPECGRVIERQTTDQVADKVLAAGQGRRALVLAPVVLGRKGEYAKLFEDLRHEGFSRVRVDGEVRDLDEDIKLEKKLKHTVEVVVDRIVIRENSLGRIVEGVEQATKLAQGKVGFWLLPDRDDPERMPGELLQYSLALACPVHGHSIDDLQPRDFSFNAPYGACPDCDGLGFRKVVDAEALIEDPTLSVADGVFGSLFGHSNYYPQILSAVCAHLGVSDQTPWKDLPKRAQTTLLDGLGATKIRVDYVTRDGRNTHWLTTFSGVRKILFDKYQETTSETMRTHLEKYIREVPCSTCHGARLKPEILAVTVAKKNIWEVCELSCRDCLAFFEALELTDRQRFIAGPVVKEIVARLRFMVNVGLDYLTLSRAAATLSGGEAQRIRLATQIGAGLMGVLYILDEPSIGLHQRDNNRLIDTLKHLRDQGNTVIVVEHDEDTIRAADYVIDMGPGAGELGGKVVAAGTPAQIAADPDSLTGAYLTGRRQIALPAKRRRPRRGCVKVTGATANNLKGVTAKVELGTLTVVTGVSGSGKSSLVTDTLAPALTNAVHRSKRLVGPYKKLEGVDLIDKVIDIDQSPIGRTPRSNPATYIGLWDDLRALFASLPESRARGYSPGRFSFNVAGGRCEACKGDGQIKIEMNFLPDVYVPCEVCHGKRYNRETLEVLYHGKSISDVLDMTVREALAFFTNIPRIKNKLQTLYDVGLGYIHLGQPATTLSGGEAQRVKLAKELHRQQTGKTFYILDEPTTGLHFEDVRQLVDVLEKLVDAGNTVLVIEHNLDVIKMADRILDMGPEGGDGGGTVVAYGTPEKVAQVPQSYTGQFLAQILERDRARQAS; encoded by the coding sequence ATGGCTCAAAACGCAATCGCCATCCGCGGCGCGCGCGAGCACAACCTGCAGGACATAGACGTCGACATCCCGCGCGACAAGCTCGTCGTGATCACGGGGCTCTCGGGCTCGGGCAAGTCGAGCCTCGCGTTCGACACCATCTACGCGGAGGGGCAGCGTCGCTACGTGGAGAGCCTCTCGAGCTACGCGCGCCAGTTCCTGGGCCAGATGGATAAGCCGGACCTGGACTCCATCGACGGCCTCTCGCCGGCGGTCTCGATCGACCAGAAGACCACGTCGAGAAACCCCCGCTCCACGGTGGGCACCGTGACGGAGATCTACGACTACCTGCGCCTGCTTTACGCCCGCGTCGGCGTGCCTCACTGTCCCGAGTGCGGGCGCGTCATCGAGCGCCAGACCACCGACCAGGTGGCCGACAAGGTCCTCGCCGCGGGCCAGGGCCGGCGCGCCCTCGTGCTCGCCCCCGTGGTCCTGGGGCGCAAGGGCGAGTACGCCAAGCTCTTCGAGGACCTCAGGCACGAGGGCTTCTCGCGCGTCCGCGTGGACGGCGAGGTGCGCGACCTCGACGAGGACATCAAGCTCGAGAAGAAGCTCAAGCACACGGTCGAGGTCGTCGTGGACCGCATCGTGATCCGCGAGAACTCCCTCGGCCGCATCGTCGAGGGCGTCGAGCAGGCCACCAAGCTCGCCCAGGGCAAGGTGGGCTTCTGGCTCCTGCCCGACCGCGACGACCCCGAGCGGATGCCCGGCGAGCTGCTCCAGTACTCGCTCGCGTTGGCCTGCCCCGTCCACGGCCACTCGATCGACGACCTCCAGCCGCGCGACTTCTCGTTCAACGCCCCCTACGGTGCCTGCCCGGACTGCGACGGCCTGGGCTTTCGCAAGGTCGTGGACGCCGAGGCCCTCATCGAGGACCCGACGCTCTCCGTGGCCGACGGCGTCTTCGGGAGCCTCTTCGGCCACTCCAACTACTACCCGCAGATCCTCTCGGCCGTCTGCGCCCACCTGGGAGTCTCCGACCAGACGCCGTGGAAGGACCTGCCCAAGAGGGCCCAGACCACCCTGCTCGACGGCCTGGGCGCCACCAAGATCCGCGTGGACTACGTCACGCGCGACGGGCGCAACACCCACTGGCTCACCACGTTCTCGGGCGTGCGCAAGATCCTCTTCGACAAGTACCAGGAGACCACGTCGGAGACCATGCGCACCCACCTGGAGAAGTACATCCGCGAGGTCCCGTGCTCGACCTGCCACGGGGCGCGCCTCAAGCCCGAGATCCTGGCCGTCACGGTGGCCAAGAAGAACATCTGGGAGGTCTGCGAGCTCTCGTGCCGCGACTGCCTGGCGTTCTTCGAGGCCCTCGAGCTCACCGACCGCCAGCGCTTCATCGCCGGCCCCGTGGTCAAGGAGATCGTGGCCCGGCTGCGATTCATGGTCAACGTGGGCCTGGACTATCTCACCCTCTCGCGCGCCGCGGCCACGCTGTCCGGCGGCGAGGCCCAGCGCATCCGCCTGGCCACCCAGATCGGCGCCGGGCTCATGGGCGTGCTCTACATCCTGGACGAGCCCTCGATCGGCCTGCACCAGCGCGACAACAACCGCCTGATAGACACCCTCAAGCACCTGCGCGACCAGGGCAACACCGTCATCGTGGTCGAGCACGACGAGGACACCATCCGCGCGGCCGACTACGTGATCGACATGGGCCCGGGCGCCGGCGAGCTCGGCGGCAAGGTGGTCGCCGCGGGCACGCCCGCCCAGATCGCCGCCGACCCGGACTCTCTCACGGGTGCCTACCTCACGGGCCGCCGCCAGATTGCGCTGCCCGCCAAAAGGCGTCGCCCCCGGCGCGGGTGCGTCAAGGTCACGGGCGCCACGGCCAACAACCTCAAGGGCGTGACGGCCAAGGTCGAGCTGGGGACCCTCACGGTGGTCACGGGCGTCTCGGGATCGGGCAAGAGCTCGCTCGTCACGGACACACTGGCCCCGGCGCTCACCAACGCGGTGCACCGCTCCAAGCGCCTCGTGGGCCCGTACAAGAAGCTGGAGGGCGTTGACCTCATCGACAAGGTCATAGACATCGACCAGTCCCCGATCGGCCGCACGCCGCGCTCCAACCCGGCCACCTACATCGGCCTGTGGGACGACCTGCGGGCCCTGTTCGCCTCACTTCCCGAGAGCCGTGCGCGCGGCTACTCGCCGGGGCGCTTCTCCTTCAACGTGGCCGGCGGGCGCTGCGAGGCGTGCAAGGGCGACGGCCAGATTAAGATCGAGATGAACTTCCTGCCGGACGTCTACGTCCCGTGCGAGGTCTGCCACGGCAAGCGCTACAACCGAGAGACGCTCGAGGTGCTCTACCACGGCAAGTCCATCTCGGATGTGCTCGACATGACGGTGCGCGAGGCGCTGGCCTTCTTCACCAACATCCCGCGCATCAAGAACAAGCTGCAGACCCTCTACGACGTGGGCCTGGGCTACATCCACCTGGGCCAGCCGGCCACCACGCTGTCCGGCGGCGAGGCCCAGCGCGTGAAGCTCGCCAAGGAGCTGCACCGCCAGCAGACGGGCAAGACCTTCTACATCCTGGACGAGCCCACGACGGGCCTGCACTTCGAGGACGTCCGCCAGCTCGTGGACGTTCTCGAGAAGCTCGTGGACGCGGGCAACACGGTCCTGGTGATCGAGCACAACCTCGACGTCATCAAGATGGCCGACCGCATCTTGGACATGGGCCCGGAGGGCGGCGACGGCGGCGGCACGGTGGTGGCCTACGGGACGCCCGAGAAGGTCGCCCAGGTGCCGCAGAGCTACACGGGCCAGTTCCTGGCGCAGATCCTCGAGCGCGACCGGGCGCGGCAGGCGAGCTAG
- the ybaK gene encoding Cys-tRNA(Pro) deacylase — protein sequence MARREKLQKTNAMRELEAAGVDFSFETYEADEGDDSSELGLRVAQALGEDPASSFKTLVCVAPEAGHVVCCIPVADELDLKKAAVAAGEKSLSLMHVRDLEPTTGYVRGGCSPVGMRKRFPTLIDETAQLFDLIHVSGGRRGLSLALDPADLAAFCGASFSDLVRDGR from the coding sequence ATGGCGCGCCGAGAGAAGCTGCAGAAGACCAACGCCATGCGCGAGCTCGAGGCCGCCGGGGTGGACTTCTCGTTCGAGACCTACGAGGCCGACGAGGGCGACGACTCGAGCGAGCTCGGCCTGCGCGTGGCCCAGGCGCTCGGCGAGGACCCCGCGTCCTCGTTCAAGACGCTCGTCTGCGTGGCGCCGGAAGCGGGCCACGTGGTCTGCTGCATCCCGGTGGCCGACGAGCTCGACCTCAAGAAGGCGGCTGTGGCGGCGGGCGAGAAGTCCCTCTCGCTCATGCACGTGCGCGACCTCGAGCCCACGACGGGCTACGTGCGTGGGGGCTGCTCGCCGGTGGGCATGAGGAAGCGCTTTCCCACGCTCATAGACGAGACGGCCCAGCTCTTCGACTTGATTCACGTCTCGGGGGGCCGACGGGGGCTCTCGCTCGCGCTCGACCCCGCCGACCTCGCTGCCTTCTGCGGTGCCTCCTTCTCCGACCTCGTGCGCGACGGGCGCTGA
- the murJ gene encoding murein biosynthesis integral membrane protein MurJ, with protein MSYQPKHMRGKAGSAGDAALAEREKSEPHEDTPDLRQAQVGRSAALMSVLVVVSRLTGFFRTWGQAYAIGVTVMASCYSIANNLPNQLYELVAAGMLTTAFLPVYMSVRKRAGTKGASAYTSNLVSIVLVFMGAVTVLGFVFAAQVVYTQSFTATSDFDFDLTVYFFRFFVIEVVLYALSSIFSGVLNAERDYFWGQAAPIFNNFVTTASFFAYAFLAPSSPELALVILALGNPLGVAIQVLLQIGPMRRHGIRLRLHIDLRDPLLKETLKIGIPSLAVVVASFVTQSVQSTASLSVVATGASITYYARLWYTLPYSILTVPITTAMFTELSDSWAREDLPAFRRGVSSGVSQILFFMIPFMLYLAVFSTPLISVLAAGKFTPEALTMTASYLAVYALSLPFYAVYMYLQKVASSMRRMALCAWANAIAAVVQVAALLTLTTTFGLNFVAFSSTLFFLTLDVVMFVSLRAHLGSLGLGPMLVSVAKIAALGVAGALVGAAALFALNTFAGDCTGLTVRSILYCGLAGVPAAVVTYGGALLLKMPEASLIRSLGRRLARR; from the coding sequence GTGAGCTACCAGCCCAAGCACATGCGCGGCAAGGCCGGTTCTGCCGGCGACGCCGCCCTGGCCGAGCGCGAGAAGAGCGAGCCTCACGAGGACACCCCCGACCTGCGCCAGGCGCAGGTGGGTCGCAGCGCGGCGCTCATGAGCGTCCTGGTGGTCGTGAGCCGTCTCACGGGCTTCTTCAGGACCTGGGGCCAGGCATACGCCATTGGCGTCACGGTCATGGCGAGCTGCTACTCCATTGCCAACAACCTGCCCAACCAGCTTTACGAGCTCGTCGCGGCCGGCATGCTCACCACGGCCTTCCTGCCGGTCTACATGTCCGTCAGGAAGCGCGCGGGCACCAAGGGGGCGAGCGCCTACACCTCCAACCTCGTCTCGATCGTGCTCGTGTTCATGGGCGCGGTGACGGTCCTGGGCTTCGTGTTCGCGGCCCAGGTGGTCTACACGCAGTCGTTCACGGCCACCTCCGACTTCGACTTCGACCTCACGGTCTACTTCTTTCGCTTCTTCGTGATTGAGGTCGTGCTCTACGCCCTCTCCTCGATCTTCTCGGGCGTGCTCAACGCCGAGCGCGACTACTTCTGGGGACAGGCGGCCCCGATCTTCAACAACTTCGTGACCACGGCCTCCTTCTTCGCCTATGCCTTTCTGGCGCCCTCGAGCCCCGAGCTCGCCCTGGTCATCCTCGCTCTGGGCAACCCGCTTGGCGTGGCCATCCAGGTCCTCCTGCAGATCGGGCCCATGCGTCGGCACGGGATCCGCCTGCGCCTCCACATCGACCTGCGCGACCCTCTGCTCAAGGAGACCCTCAAGATCGGCATCCCCTCGCTCGCGGTCGTGGTCGCCTCCTTCGTGACCCAGTCGGTCCAGTCCACGGCGTCTTTGTCGGTCGTGGCCACCGGAGCCTCGATTACCTACTACGCGCGCCTGTGGTACACGCTGCCGTACTCGATCCTCACGGTGCCCATCACCACGGCCATGTTCACCGAGCTCTCGGACAGCTGGGCGCGCGAGGACCTCCCGGCGTTCAGGCGCGGGGTCTCCTCGGGCGTGAGCCAGATCCTCTTCTTCATGATCCCGTTCATGCTGTACCTCGCGGTCTTCTCGACGCCTCTGATCTCGGTTCTGGCGGCGGGCAAGTTCACTCCCGAGGCCCTCACCATGACGGCGTCCTACCTCGCCGTCTACGCGCTTTCGCTGCCGTTCTACGCCGTCTACATGTACCTGCAGAAGGTCGCCTCATCGATGCGTCGGATGGCCCTGTGCGCCTGGGCCAACGCCATCGCCGCCGTGGTGCAGGTGGCGGCCCTGCTGACGCTCACCACGACCTTCGGTCTTAACTTCGTGGCCTTCTCGTCGACGTTGTTCTTCCTGACCCTCGACGTGGTCATGTTCGTGAGCCTCCGCGCGCACCTGGGCAGCCTCGGGCTTGGCCCCATGCTCGTCTCAGTCGCCAAGATCGCGGCGCTGGGCGTTGCGGGGGCGCTCGTGGGCGCGGCGGCGCTCTTTGCGCTCAACACGTTCGCGGGCGACTGCACGGGCCTCACCGTCCGCTCGATTCTCTACTGCGGTCTGGCGGGGGTCCCGGCGGCGGTCGTGACCTACGGGGGAGCCCTGCTGCTCAAGATGCCCGAGGCGTCTCTCATTCGCAGCCTGGGACGCCGGCTTGCCCGTCGCTAG